A stretch of the Ignavibacteriota bacterium genome encodes the following:
- a CDS encoding T9SS type A sorting domain-containing protein, whose translation THPVIAGNSPQPFTSYTDITFALPVQSTATLRIHDALGRLVATLVDDVHEAGTHQTRFDAHGLPAGVYTARLETPSGSAQRVMLLVR comes from the coding sequence CGACACATCCCGTCATCGCCGGGAACAGTCCCCAGCCCTTCACGTCATACACGGATATCACCTTCGCACTTCCCGTACAATCAACGGCAACGCTGCGCATCCACGACGCCCTCGGCCGTCTCGTCGCCACACTTGTCGACGACGTGCACGAGGCGGGCACACATCAGACGCGCTTCGACGCGCACGGACTGCCGGCCGGAGTATACACCGCGCGGCTCGAAACGCCTTCGGGCAGCGCGCAGCGAGTCATGCTCCTCGTGCGGTGA